In Argopecten irradians isolate NY chromosome 11, Ai_NY, whole genome shotgun sequence, one DNA window encodes the following:
- the LOC138335052 gene encoding uncharacterized protein, which yields MQYSKLVASPRDQYRAVVLERTKFPACTECQKLRLENMKLRLALEKSGYRDPNRPYQETIRPVMLTMKQGTTTARSPRELSPMTNARVTDWEAIWAGTPDIVTTRTQPSKLLLRPGQDTSDNTEALHKEIARLNRELDHRSAEAHLYRRRLGEATPSGSRGDVFTSSGNRVGEGHVTSDKEKVGQQYTAVFEREWEEALQTLEASGIEYRKCTELLFNILVEIQEYAKKKSAEQLKQIVDGTNEILLQSTGGRPLSKYDLKLVGGTEAEIYRRKVTDRTLDAITKLYTVNDIEEFKKQNISQSMKNNKNIRNYVSKCIEVTWCMCVQDPAMTFDLTKKKGYAFDLSRYQYYRTEGKVMDSLVWPVLLSHAQGAVVAKGWADAEPAKPKRGANSRNGTGEDRRQKSGQF from the exons ATGCAGTATAGCAAACTTGTGGCGAGTCCTCGGGACCAG TACCGGGCAGTAGTTTTAGAAAGGACAAAATTCCCAGCATGTACGGAGTGCCAGAAATTGAGGTTGGAGAACATGAAGCTGAGATTGGCATTAGAGAAGTCGGGATATCGAGATCCAAATCGTCCTTACCAGGAGACAATTCGGCCAGTAATGCTCACCATGAAACAAGGGACAACGACAGCTAGATCCCCTCGGGAGCTGTCACCGATGACAAACGCTCGAGTAACGGATTG GGAGGCCATTTGGGCGGGGACACCGGATATAGTTACCACTCGAACTCAGCCCAGTAAGTTACTATTAAGACCTGGTCAGGACACATCCGATAACACCGAAGCTTTGCATAAGGAAATTGCGCGTCTAAACAGGGAACTAGACCACCGGAGCGCCGAGGCGCATTTGTACCGACGGCGCCTGGGTGAGGCCACACCTTCCGGGTCTCGGGGTGATGTGTTTACGTCATCAGGAAATAG AGTTGGAGAAGGACATGTGACCAGCGATAAAGAAAAAGTGGGCCAGCAATATACTGCTGTCTTCGAGAGAGAGTGGGAGGAGGCGCTTCAAACACTGGAAGCTTCCGGTATCGAGTACCGGAAATGTACAGAGCTGCTCTTTAATATTCTGGTG GAGATTCAAGAGTATGCTAAAAAGAAATCCGCAGAACAGCTGAAACAAATTGTGGATGGAACAAATGAGATATTGTTGCAATCTACAGGAGGCCGG CCCTTGTCAAAATATGATCTGAAGTTGGTCGGTGGCACGGAGGCAGAAATCTACCGTCGAAAGGTGACAGACAGAACACTGGATGCAATTACTAAG TTATACACCGTGAATGATATAGAAGAGTTCAAGAAACAGAACATATCACAGTcgatgaaaaataataaaaacattagGAACTACGTTAGCAAATGCATTGAAGTCACTTGGTGCATGTGCGTTCAAGATCCCGCTATGACATTTGACCTTACTAAGAAGAAAGGTTACGCGTTTGACCTTTCCAGGTATCAGTATTACAGAACTGAAGGCAAGGTCATGGACTCGTTGGTATGGCCAGTGTTGTTGTCTCATGCTCAAGGTGCTGTGGTTGCTAAGGGATGGGCGGATGCCGAACCAGCGAAACCAAAACGAGGCGCTAATTCAAGGAATGGAACTGGTGAAGACAGAAGACAAAAGAGTGgacaattttaa